Proteins co-encoded in one Candidatus Pelagibacter sp. RS40 genomic window:
- a CDS encoding DMT family transporter, with amino-acid sequence MNKSASLICALITTFIWGTAFIAQDTGMDNIGPLTFNSARFFVGFIFMLPVALIIERKKIIPEINSNKKLFFKYYMFMGVSLFLGTSLQQAALQYTNIANAAFFTIFYVPIVPILLFFFYKIKVHWSIWPSIAMCIIGVYLLSNFSDSQIMLGDALVILCSLFWALHIIFAGKFMKKFDLPIFYASLQSIFVFSLSIIAAYVFEEIDIQKILLEYSSILYAGILSGGVAFTLQMYAQKNIDEAPAAIIYSLEGVFAALAGWIILNQILNLDNIIGCFLILFAVILSQIAPSAVKKV; translated from the coding sequence ATGAATAAATCAGCATCATTAATTTGTGCTCTAATAACGACCTTTATTTGGGGAACAGCTTTTATTGCACAAGACACTGGAATGGATAATATTGGTCCACTGACTTTCAATTCTGCTAGATTTTTTGTTGGTTTTATTTTTATGCTTCCAGTTGCTTTGATAATTGAGAGAAAAAAAATAATTCCTGAAATTAATTCAAACAAAAAACTTTTTTTTAAATATTATATGTTTATGGGAGTATCTCTATTTTTGGGTACTTCGCTTCAACAAGCTGCTTTACAATATACCAATATTGCTAATGCAGCATTTTTTACAATTTTCTACGTCCCAATTGTTCCAATATTGTTATTTTTTTTTTATAAAATCAAAGTTCACTGGAGTATCTGGCCCTCAATAGCAATGTGTATAATCGGAGTTTATTTATTAAGTAATTTTTCAGACTCACAAATAATGTTAGGCGATGCATTAGTAATTCTGTGCTCCTTATTTTGGGCGCTGCACATAATTTTTGCGGGAAAATTTATGAAAAAATTTGATTTACCTATATTTTATGCATCTTTACAGTCTATTTTTGTTTTTTCACTTTCTATAATAGCTGCTTATGTATTTGAGGAAATAGATATTCAAAAAATACTTTTAGAATACAGTTCTATACTTTATGCTGGAATTCTATCAGGTGGTGTTGCTTTTACTCTTCAGATGTATGCACAAAAAAATATCGATGAAGCTCCTGCAGCCATAATATACTCATTAGAAGGTGTTTTTGCGGCACTTGCAGGCTGGATAATTCTTAATCAAATTTTAAATTTGGATAATATTATTGGATGCTTCCTAATATTATTTGCAGTGATTTTATCACAGATTGCTCCTTCAGCCGTCAAGAAAGTTTAA
- a CDS encoding undecaprenyl-diphosphate phosphatase produces the protein MISKYIETSILAIIQGFFEFIPVSSSAHLILVTKINDFQTASLQLDICLHLGSLLAIIFYFRKNLINIFENKSLAVLILLGSIPLILVGFILHSTGIIEKLRSIEVIAWTTLLFGLLLFFADKQTIKKKIDLDLNLKNVIIIGLFQALAVIPGVSRSGVIITASRFLNFDRIDSTKIAFYLSIPALAGASVLGISDLINDEIRFDFVFLLSILLSFIISYLTIKYFLIFVSKFSLNLFVYYRIFLSIILFALIYL, from the coding sequence ATGATTTCAAAATACATAGAAACTTCCATATTAGCAATAATCCAAGGTTTCTTTGAATTTATTCCAGTCAGTTCTTCTGCACACTTAATTTTAGTTACAAAAATTAATGATTTTCAGACAGCTTCACTACAATTAGATATTTGTCTTCATCTTGGTTCTTTATTAGCAATAATTTTTTATTTTAGAAAAAATTTAATAAACATATTTGAAAACAAATCTTTAGCTGTTTTAATATTATTAGGATCAATTCCTCTAATTTTAGTTGGTTTTATTTTACACTCAACTGGTATTATAGAAAAATTAAGATCTATAGAAGTTATTGCGTGGACAACTTTGCTTTTTGGATTACTTCTTTTTTTTGCTGACAAACAGACTATTAAAAAAAAAATTGATTTAGATCTTAATTTAAAAAATGTAATTATAATTGGTTTATTTCAAGCCTTAGCTGTTATACCTGGTGTAAGTAGATCAGGTGTGATTATAACAGCCTCACGTTTTTTAAATTTTGATAGAATTGATTCCACCAAAATCGCCTTTTACTTATCTATCCCTGCCCTTGCAGGAGCAAGTGTTCTTGGTATAAGTGATTTAATAAATGATGAAATCAGATTTGATTTCGTTTTTTTATTATCTATACTTTTATCATTTATAATTTCTTATTTAACAATTAAATATTTTCTTATTTTTGTAAGTAAATTTAGTTTAAACTTGTTCGTTTATTATAGAATTTTTCTAAGTATTATTTTATTTGCACTTATTTACCTTTAA
- a CDS encoding NAD(P)-dependent oxidoreductase: MSEKMLKFVEIGQQNPPKRDKNSRKEDFNEIYSEFIKGKANEQSSRCSQCGVPFCQVHCPLSNNIPDWLKLTAEGRHEEAYQLSQSTNNMPEVCGRICPQDRLCEGNCVIEQSGHGTVTIGSIEKYITETAWENGWVKPIKVINEINQSIGIIGAGPAGLACGEELRKKGYQVTIYDRYDRSGGLLIYGIPNFKLEKHVVERRIKLLKEGGIQFVNNFEVGKDATLKELNEKHDAILIATGVYKAREVNLPGNDLSNIFPAMEFLTASNKKGLGDKVELFDDGTLNAKDKDVVVIGGGDTAMDCVRTSIRQDAKSVKCLYRRDKVNMPGSAREVANAEEEGVEFVWLSSPKEFKGTNKVESLLVDKIELGDPDESGRRKPIIKENSEFEIKADLVIKALGFDPEELPKLFQEERLQVTKWGTIKADFDTMETNIPGVFAAGDIVRGASLVVWAIKDGRDAALSISNYLQLKQKQKVA; encoded by the coding sequence ATGTCAGAAAAAATGTTAAAGTTTGTTGAGATAGGTCAACAAAACCCACCTAAAAGAGACAAAAACTCTAGAAAAGAGGATTTTAACGAAATTTATTCAGAATTTATTAAAGGAAAAGCAAATGAGCAATCAAGCAGATGTTCACAATGTGGAGTCCCATTTTGTCAAGTTCACTGTCCATTAAGCAACAATATACCTGATTGGCTTAAGTTAACAGCTGAAGGCAGACATGAAGAGGCTTATCAACTATCACAAAGCACTAACAACATGCCAGAGGTATGTGGGAGAATATGTCCCCAAGATAGGTTGTGCGAGGGTAATTGTGTTATTGAGCAATCAGGACACGGTACTGTAACTATTGGATCAATTGAAAAATATATTACAGAGACTGCTTGGGAAAATGGTTGGGTAAAGCCAATAAAAGTAATCAATGAGATTAATCAAAGTATTGGTATTATTGGGGCTGGACCTGCAGGACTTGCTTGTGGAGAGGAATTAAGGAAAAAAGGTTATCAAGTTACAATTTATGATCGTTATGATCGATCTGGTGGACTATTGATTTATGGTATCCCTAATTTCAAACTAGAAAAGCATGTTGTAGAGAGAAGAATTAAACTTTTAAAAGAAGGTGGAATTCAATTCGTAAACAACTTTGAGGTAGGTAAAGATGCTACTTTAAAAGAGTTGAATGAAAAACATGATGCAATTTTAATTGCTACTGGAGTTTATAAAGCAAGAGAAGTAAATCTTCCAGGAAACGATCTTAGTAATATATTTCCTGCGATGGAATTTTTGACTGCCTCGAATAAAAAAGGATTAGGAGATAAAGTTGAACTTTTTGATGATGGAACATTAAATGCAAAAGATAAAGATGTAGTTGTAATTGGTGGTGGAGATACTGCTATGGACTGTGTTAGAACCTCAATTAGACAAGATGCAAAATCTGTTAAATGTTTATACAGAAGAGATAAAGTGAATATGCCAGGATCTGCAAGAGAAGTTGCTAATGCAGAAGAAGAAGGAGTTGAGTTTGTTTGGCTAAGTAGTCCAAAAGAATTTAAAGGAACAAATAAAGTAGAAAGTTTATTAGTAGACAAGATAGAACTAGGAGATCCAGATGAAAGTGGAAGAAGGAAACCAATTATAAAAGAAAATTCTGAATTTGAAATTAAAGCCGACCTAGTAATAAAAGCATTAGGATTTGATCCTGAGGAGTTACCTAAACTATTCCAAGAGGAAAGATTACAAGTCACAAAATGGGGTACAATTAAAGCTGATTTTGATACCATGGAAACAAATATTCCAGGTGTTTTTGCAGCTGGTGATATTGTGCGAGGAGCTTCGTTAGTTGTTTGGGCAATTAAAGATGGTAGGGACGCAGCTTTATCAATTTCAAATTATCTTCAATTAAAACAAAAACAAAAAGTTGCTTAA
- the gltB gene encoding glutamate synthase large subunit, with product MNIYKKNLNQLKQNFVYNETMEHDACGVGLVASTEGVKSRKVVEYGIQALKAVWHRGAIDADGKTGDGAGIHIEIPKDFFIEKIEITGHRHDDSDLCVGMIFLPRNDYQGQEQCRIIVESELTKKNFNIYGWRQVPVNPSVLGEKAENTRPEITQVLFKHNDKKVIGKNLERVLYETRRKIEKEALNNQLNGFYICSFSSKSIIYKGMFLAEALSDFYTDLKDERFISRFAIFHQRFSTNTAPSWDLAQPFRAIAHNGEINTLKGNINWMKVHEQEMHSPLFDDMENLKPVIPSGNSDSASLDNVFELLNISGQPAPLAKLLLIPDAWSKKSKVLPKDHLQLFNFLNSTMEPWDGPAAIAATDNEWVIAATDRNGLRPMRYTVTRDRLLFAGSETGMVDLNEKKIVTKGRLGPGEIIGVRIEKGKVFTNSDIKNYLAKEYKHFNNQIIDLDKKFPIENEKNIFLNEELRTRQHCFGYSLEDLELILHPMAEDAKEATGSMGDDTPLAVLSDKYRPLYHYFRQNFSQVTNPPIDSLRENKVMSLKTRFGNLGNILDFDNLTEENIYVLDSPVLSNSQFDKFIDFFGKNQRILECLFDKNSDLESALENLKNQAEQAAREGITQLVLTDKNISSEKLPMPMLLCIGAVNTHLIKLGLRGYVSINVQTGDALDTHSFATLIGVGATTVNPYLAFDSLFERYSKKLFGNLSFDECVSRFIKSVNLGLLKIMSKMGISVLSSYRGGCNFETVGLSRTIVKDFFPGVLSKISGIGLTGIEKKIRNIHKQAFENQSNILPIGGIYRYRKNGETHQYQGKLIHLLQTAVTENSFEVYKKYTKGIYNLQPISLRDLIDFKSKNPIKIDEVENVQEIMKRFGSGSMSHGALSKEAHETLAIGMNRIKGASCSGEGGEDEDRFKIRENGDSANSRVKQIASARFGVTINYLNNCNEIEIKIAQGAKPGEGGQLPGFKVTNEIARLRHSTPGVTLISPPPHHDIYSIEDLAQLIYDLKQINPKARVGVKLVASSGIGTIAAGVAKAKADIILISGHSGGTGATPQTSVKYVGIPWEMGLTEANQVLTLNNLRHQVTLRTDGGIKTGRDVVIAAMMGAEEFGVATTALIAMGCIMVRQCHSNTCPVGVCTQDEKLREKFTGTPDKVVNLFTFIAEEVRQILSELGFRSLNEVIGRTDLLRQVSKGSPNLDDLDLNPLFVQADPGKNKRYCENLKINEVPDTLDQKIWPDIEKLIDQNKTIETEFEIKNTDRAVGTRISYHLYKKFGNNKLDENYLSLNFKGSAGQSFGAFAIKGLKLNLKGDANDYVGKGLSGGSISIKLQDESNLISNENTIIGNTVLYGATSGKLFAAGQAGERFAVRNSGATAVVEGCDSNGCEYMTGGNIIILGDVGDNFAAGMTGGMAFVYDKNNNFEKRVNSESVIWQIPETDYWKNYLREIISEHVSETHSEYAKKILDNFEGEIKNFYQVCPKEMLDKLDNPITLKSVKSFAS from the coding sequence ATGAACATTTATAAAAAAAATCTGAACCAGTTAAAGCAAAATTTTGTTTATAACGAGACTATGGAGCATGATGCTTGTGGTGTAGGACTGGTAGCATCAACAGAGGGAGTAAAGTCTAGAAAAGTTGTCGAGTATGGAATCCAAGCTCTAAAAGCCGTATGGCATCGAGGAGCTATAGATGCAGACGGTAAAACTGGTGATGGAGCAGGAATACATATTGAGATTCCAAAAGATTTTTTCATCGAAAAAATTGAAATAACTGGCCACAGACATGACGACTCTGATTTGTGTGTTGGAATGATTTTTTTGCCAAGAAATGATTATCAAGGCCAGGAGCAATGTAGAATAATTGTAGAAAGTGAATTAACAAAAAAAAACTTCAATATTTATGGTTGGCGTCAGGTTCCTGTAAATCCTTCTGTGCTCGGCGAAAAAGCTGAAAATACAAGACCTGAGATTACACAAGTTTTATTCAAACATAATGATAAAAAAGTAATTGGTAAAAATTTAGAGAGGGTTCTATATGAAACAAGAAGAAAAATTGAGAAGGAAGCCCTAAACAACCAGCTTAATGGCTTTTATATTTGTTCGTTTAGTTCTAAATCAATTATTTATAAAGGAATGTTTCTTGCTGAGGCTTTGTCAGATTTTTATACTGATCTTAAAGATGAGAGATTTATTTCAAGATTTGCAATTTTTCATCAAAGATTTTCTACAAACACAGCACCCAGTTGGGATTTAGCACAACCTTTTAGAGCAATAGCTCATAACGGTGAGATAAATACTCTAAAAGGAAATATTAACTGGATGAAGGTTCATGAGCAAGAAATGCATAGCCCATTATTTGATGATATGGAAAATTTAAAACCTGTAATCCCATCTGGAAACTCAGACTCTGCATCGCTAGATAATGTATTTGAATTACTAAATATTTCAGGACAACCTGCACCTTTAGCTAAATTACTTTTAATACCTGATGCATGGTCAAAAAAAAGTAAAGTTCTTCCAAAGGATCATCTTCAACTATTTAATTTTCTTAACAGCACCATGGAGCCCTGGGATGGTCCTGCTGCTATAGCAGCGACAGACAATGAATGGGTAATCGCAGCTACTGATAGAAATGGTCTCAGGCCAATGAGATATACTGTTACAAGAGATAGATTATTATTTGCTGGATCAGAAACTGGAATGGTCGATCTTAATGAAAAAAAAATTGTAACCAAAGGAAGATTAGGACCTGGAGAAATAATAGGTGTAAGAATTGAAAAAGGTAAAGTATTCACAAACAGCGATATTAAAAATTACTTAGCAAAAGAGTACAAACATTTTAATAATCAAATAATTGATCTAGATAAAAAGTTTCCAATCGAGAACGAAAAAAATATATTTCTTAATGAAGAGTTAAGAACTAGACAGCATTGTTTTGGATATAGTTTAGAAGATTTAGAATTAATTTTACACCCAATGGCAGAGGATGCAAAAGAAGCAACTGGATCTATGGGTGATGATACTCCATTAGCAGTACTTTCAGACAAATATAGACCTTTGTATCACTACTTTAGACAAAATTTTAGTCAAGTAACAAATCCACCGATTGATTCTTTAAGAGAAAATAAGGTGATGAGTTTAAAAACAAGATTTGGGAATCTTGGTAACATATTAGATTTTGACAATCTTACTGAGGAAAATATTTACGTTTTAGATAGCCCAGTTCTATCGAATTCTCAGTTTGATAAGTTCATAGATTTTTTTGGAAAAAATCAAAGAATTTTAGAGTGTTTATTTGATAAAAATTCAGATTTAGAAAGCGCTTTAGAGAATTTAAAAAATCAAGCAGAGCAAGCAGCAAGAGAGGGAATTACACAGCTTGTTTTGACTGATAAAAATATTTCAAGTGAAAAGCTACCAATGCCAATGCTACTTTGTATTGGTGCTGTTAATACTCATCTAATAAAATTAGGTTTAAGAGGATACGTTTCAATAAACGTCCAAACTGGAGATGCTCTTGATACACATTCATTTGCAACTTTAATTGGTGTAGGAGCAACGACTGTTAATCCTTATTTGGCGTTTGACAGTTTATTTGAAAGATATTCAAAAAAATTATTTGGAAATCTAAGTTTTGACGAGTGCGTTTCCAGATTTATCAAATCTGTTAATTTAGGTTTATTAAAAATTATGTCAAAAATGGGAATTTCTGTTCTTAGTTCTTACAGAGGAGGGTGTAATTTTGAAACAGTAGGTCTTAGTAGAACAATTGTTAAAGACTTTTTTCCTGGTGTTCTATCTAAAATCTCTGGAATTGGCCTAACAGGTATTGAAAAAAAAATTAGGAATATTCACAAACAAGCATTCGAAAACCAATCTAATATATTACCAATTGGAGGAATATACCGTTACAGGAAAAATGGCGAGACGCATCAATACCAAGGTAAATTAATTCATCTTTTACAAACTGCAGTTACTGAAAATTCTTTTGAGGTTTATAAGAAATATACTAAAGGAATTTATAACCTACAGCCAATCAGTTTAAGAGACTTAATTGATTTTAAATCGAAAAATCCAATCAAAATTGATGAAGTAGAAAATGTGCAAGAGATTATGAAAAGATTTGGTAGTGGAAGCATGTCTCATGGTGCTTTATCCAAAGAAGCACACGAAACATTAGCGATTGGCATGAATAGAATAAAGGGTGCCTCATGTAGTGGAGAAGGAGGCGAAGACGAGGATAGATTTAAAATTAGAGAAAACGGAGATAGTGCGAATTCAAGAGTAAAACAAATAGCTTCAGCTAGGTTTGGGGTAACAATAAATTATTTAAATAACTGTAACGAGATAGAAATCAAAATTGCTCAAGGTGCAAAACCTGGTGAAGGTGGTCAATTACCAGGCTTCAAAGTTACTAATGAAATTGCAAGATTAAGACACTCTACACCTGGAGTTACATTAATTTCACCACCACCACATCATGATATCTATTCCATAGAAGATTTGGCCCAACTAATTTATGATCTTAAACAAATAAATCCGAAAGCAAGAGTAGGCGTGAAGTTGGTAGCTTCATCAGGTATCGGAACAATTGCAGCTGGAGTAGCAAAAGCTAAAGCAGATATAATTTTAATTTCTGGTCACTCAGGAGGAACTGGGGCTACCCCGCAAACAAGTGTAAAATATGTTGGAATACCTTGGGAAATGGGACTTACAGAAGCAAATCAAGTTCTAACTTTAAACAACTTAAGACATCAAGTTACACTGAGAACTGATGGAGGAATTAAAACAGGTCGTGATGTGGTAATTGCAGCGATGATGGGAGCAGAGGAATTTGGAGTAGCAACTACAGCTTTAATTGCTATGGGTTGCATAATGGTTAGACAGTGTCACTCAAATACATGTCCAGTTGGAGTTTGCACTCAAGACGAAAAATTAAGAGAAAAATTTACAGGCACACCAGATAAAGTTGTTAACTTATTCACTTTTATTGCAGAAGAGGTAAGACAAATTCTATCTGAACTAGGATTTAGATCATTGAATGAAGTTATTGGTAGAACAGACTTATTAAGACAAGTTAGCAAAGGATCTCCAAATTTAGATGACTTAGACTTAAATCCACTTTTTGTTCAAGCAGATCCTGGAAAAAATAAAAGATATTGCGAAAATCTCAAAATCAATGAGGTTCCAGACACCTTAGATCAAAAAATATGGCCAGACATAGAAAAATTAATTGATCAAAATAAAACAATTGAGACTGAATTTGAAATTAAAAACACTGATAGGGCTGTAGGTACAAGAATCTCTTATCACTTATATAAAAAATTTGGAAACAACAAACTAGATGAAAATTATTTATCACTGAATTTTAAAGGCTCGGCAGGTCAATCTTTTGGAGCTTTTGCAATTAAGGGATTAAAATTGAATTTGAAAGGTGATGCAAATGACTATGTAGGTAAAGGTCTTTCTGGTGGATCTATTTCTATAAAACTACAGGACGAGAGTAATTTGATTTCAAATGAGAATACAATAATTGGAAATACAGTTTTGTATGGTGCTACCTCTGGAAAACTCTTTGCAGCTGGACAAGCTGGAGAAAGATTTGCTGTGAGAAACTCTGGCGCCACAGCTGTAGTTGAAGGTTGTGACTCAAATGGATGCGAGTATATGACAGGAGGAAATATTATTATTTTAGGAGATGTTGGAGATAATTTTGCTGCTGGTATGACTGGTGGTATGGCTTTTGTTTATGACAAAAACAATAATTTTGAGAAGCGTGTAAATTCTGAGAGTGTTATCTGGCAGATACCAGAAACGGATTACTGGAAAAATTACCTCAGGGAAATTATTTCAGAACACGTAAGCGAAACTCACTCGGAGTATGCAAAGAAAATTTTAGATAATTTTGAAGGTGAGATAAAAAACTTTTATCAAGTTTGTCCAAAAGAAATGCTTGATAAATTAGATAATCCTATAACATTAAAGTCAGTCAAAAGCTTTGCAAGCTAA